Proteins encoded together in one Leishmania infantum JPCM5 genome chromosome 4 window:
- a CDS encoding putative chaperone protein DNAj produces MKASPCRLAASRPPAAARLYRAYGPVHLLPRTTAMRRLAAASVMMATAGSLGETLLSSAAVSAGGAAHSATGGSTALLQHRRWQSGGGSKKDLYSVLGVARNATPEQIKSAYKKRAKALHPDVNPSPTAAEDFAEAKQAYETLSDPQKRSLYDMTGNASAAGGFGGPGGTGGGFNPFGAGGNPFAAGGNPFANMGGANQPGGGQGGFSFNDFEEIFQKMSNSGKDKTRKPQGPEPGADIHYKLVLSFLDAVNGCQKEISYNTMRRCGACTGSGCQDTGSRTKCPHCGGRGKKVMSTGFFHMQQDCTHCGGTGELGRTTCTQCSGKGIVKDRSVQTLPVPKGVDNKERLKVTGKGEAGVRNGPPGNLYIEISVEDDPVFHREGSDIHVITPITLSTAVLGGTARVPTLTGEVETRVPVGTQQGDKLVLRGRGVHRPNHNKTGDFYIHFAVMLPKELTEEQKKAIADFSKDERPLHLNDAQLQELKGRYRSWFAT; encoded by the coding sequence ATGAAGGCCTCCCCTTGCCGGCTGGCcgcctctcgccctcccgcagcggcgcgcctctACCGCGCCTATGGTCCCGTGcacctgctgccgcgcactACGGCTATGCggcggctggcggcggcgtccgtAATGATGGCAACCGCTGGCTCGCTTGGCGAGACGCTGCTGTCGTCTGCCGCCGTTTCGGCCGGAGGCGCCGCGCACTCGGCGACGGGCGgctcgacggcgctgctgcagcaccgtcgctggcAGTCCGGCGGAGGCTCGAAGAAGGACCTATACTCGGTGCTAGGCGTGGCGCGAAACGCAACACCGGAGCAGATCAAGTCCGCCTACAAGAAGCGCGCCAAGGCGCTGCACCCCGATGTGAACCCAagccccaccgccgctgaggactttgcggaggcgaagcaggCCTACGAGACCCTCTCCGATCCGCAGAAACGCAGCTTGTACGACATGACTGGcaacgccagcgccgccggcggcttcGGTGGGCCCGGCGGGACGGGCGGCGGCTTTAACCCcttcggcgccggcggcaatCCGTTCGCGGCGGGTGGTAACCCGTTCGCGAACATGGGCGGTGCTAACCagcccggcggcggccaggGCGGCTTCTCCTTCAACGACTTCGAGGAGATCTTCCAGAAGATgagcaacagcggcaagGACAAGACCCGCAAGCCGCAAGGACCGGAGCCTGGCGCGGACATCCATTACAAGCTCGTGCTCAGCTTCCTCGACGCCGTCAACGGGTGCCAGAAGGAAATCAGCTACAACACGATGCGCCGGTGCGGGGcgtgcaccggcagcggctgccagGACACCGGGTCGCGCACGAAATGCCCGCACTGCGGCGGTCGCGGCAAGAAGGTGATGTCCACCGGCTTCTTCCACATGCAGCAGGACTGCACCCACTGCGGTGGCACAGGGGAGCTTGGTCGAACGACGTGCACGCAGTGTAGCGGTAAGGGCATCGTAAAGGACCGCAGCGTGCAGACGCTACCGGTGCCGAAAGGTGTGGACAACAAGGAGCGGTTGAAGGTGACAGGCAAGGGCGAGGCTGGTGTGCGCAACGGCCCGCCTGGAAACCTCTACATTGAAATCTCCGTCGAGGACGACCCTGTCTTCCACCGAGAGGGCAGCGACATCCACGTTATCACCCCCATCACGCTCTCCACCGCGGTGCTCGGTGGCACGGCGCGGGTGCCGACCCTCACAGGCGAGGTCGAGACTCGGGTTCCTGTCGGCACGCAGCAGGGCGACAAgctcgtgctgcgcggccgcggcgtgcACCGGCCGAATCACAACAAGACGGGCGACTTCTACATCCACTTTGCCGTCATGCTGCCGAAGGAGCTCACGGAGGAGCAGAAGAAGGCCATCGCCGACTTTTCCAAGGATGAAAGGCCGCTCCACCTCAACGACGcccagctgcaggagctcaAGGGGCGCTACCGTTCTTGGTTCGCGACGTAG
- a CDS encoding putative 60S ribosomal protein L10 produces the protein MARRPSRCYRFCKNKPYPKSRFCRGVPDPKIRNFDIGRRRATVDEFPVCIHVVSRELEQIASEALEAARIQANKYMVKRANKDVFHMRTRAHPFHVLRINKMLSCAGADRLQTGMRGAFGKPNGVCARVRIGQILLSMRTKEAYVPQAFEALRRAKMKFPGRQIIVMSKYWGFTNILRTEYEALRDAGKLEQRGTHCKLIAPKGKITMRNVMA, from the coding sequence ATGGCCCGCCGTCCGTCCCGCTGCTACCGGTTCTGCAAGAACAAGCCGTACCCGAAGTCGCGCTTCTGCCGTGGTGTGCCGGATCCGAAGATCCGCAACTTCGACATTGGCCGACGTCGCGCCACCGTCGATGAGTTCCCGGTGTGCATCCACGTCGTGTCCCGCGAGCTGGAGCAGATCGCGTccgaggcgctggaggctgcccgcATTCAGGCCAACAAGTACATGGTGAAGCGTGCCAACAAGGACGTGTTTCACATGCGCACCCGCGCCCACCCCTTCCATGTGCTGCGCATCAACAAGATGCTCtcgtgcgccggcgccgatcGTCTGCAGACCGGCATGCGTGGTGCCTTCGGTAAGCCGaacggcgtgtgcgctcgcGTCCGCATTGGCCAGATCCTGCTGTCCATGCGCACCAAGGAGGCGTACGTGCCGCAGGCCTTCGAGgccctgcgccgcgccaaGATGAAGTTCCCCGGCCGCCAGATCATCGTCATGTCCAAGTACTGGGGCTTCACCAACATCCTCCGCACCGAGTACGAGGCTctgcgcgacgccggcaagctcgagcagcgcggTACCCACTGCAAGCTGATCGCCCCCAAGGGCAAGATCACGATGCGCAACGTGATGGCGTAA
- a CDS encoding putative adenylate kinase — translation MSGETQQQQPQGMTPLKVFFILGGPGSGKGTNCARLVEDFGYTHFSAGELLREAARSGTGNLAKIGDIIRSGNIVPSEITVELLRQAIADHPNSVGYVIDGFPRKEDQARMFEEGIAKPTGILYYDCSEATMEERLLSRGANSGEKRDDDAAETIRHRFRVNVQECMPVVEAYKANGRCHVIDANRDRDTVYADTKKVFLEMGEKPLKA, via the coding sequence ATGTCGGGCGAgactcagcagcagcagccgcaaggCATGACACCCCTGAAGGTGTTCTTCATCCTTGGCGGGCCCGGCTCTGGCAAGGGCACGAACTGTGCGCGGCTTGTGGAGGACTTTGGCTACACCCATTtcagcgccggcgagctgctgcgcgaggcggcgcgctctGGCACAGGCAATCTGGCCAAGATCGGCGATATCATCCGCTCTGGAAACATTGTGCCGAGCGAGATCACGGTAGAGCTCCTTCGGCAGGCCATCGCCGATCACCCGAACTCCGTCGGCTACGTGATTGACGGCTTCCCGCGCAAGGAGGACCAGGCGCGCATGTTTGAGGAGGGCATCGCCAAGCCCACCGGCATCCTCTACTACGACTGCAGCGAGGCCACCATGGAGGAACGCCTGCTCTCTCGCGGCGCCAACAGCGGCGAGaagcgcgacgacgacgctgcagaGACGATTCGGCACCGCTTCCGCGTCAACGTGCAGGAGTGCATGCCGGTCGTGGAGGCCTATAAGGCGAATGGCCGCTGCCACGTCATTGACGCGAACCGCGACCGCGACACCGTCTACGCCGACACGAAAAAGGTATTCCTCGAGATGGGCGAGAAACCTTTGAAGGCATAG